TATGGAATCTATTTTCGGTAAACAATCTATTAATTTTCTATATCCTTCTATTGCTAATGAATCTGAGAACAAGTTTGAATAATTAGAGTATAATGCTTCTATAGCGTGATCTAATGCTCTAATGCCTGAAGAAAGGAGTAACCATTTAGGAGTTTCTAATGTTGTATAAGGATCCAGAATTACTACATCTGCTTCTTTTCCCTCTTTACTTGTTTTTGTCCCTTCTACAGTAAATCCTGCATTCTTAGTATGTTCCGAACCAGAAAGAGTAGTAGGTATTGCGATAAAATATTTTGGATTAGCTAATTTTATTCCATCAATTATACTCCCTCCTCCCAATCCAATAACTATTTCGTATCTTTGAATAAAATTGGATAATTTCTTAACGTCATCTTCTGGTGTATGTTGTTTTGGACCTTCTATTACATCTGCCTCAACCAGATTCAGTATCTTATCGAGAATCTTACTTTTTAAAAGACTTCTACTGGTTACTACTAATGCCTTCTTATGAAGATTAGCTAACCATTCTATTGAGTTCTCTCCATAAATTACTTTACTTTTAGGATAATCTATTTCCATAAAATATTACTAGTTTTCTACTAACATAAACTTATTTAGTGAACTACTCCGCCATTACGACGAAGCATCCCCACCTCACGATGAGGATTTCCTGCTTCTCAGGGGAAACTTACTATACACCACCTCATGAAAGGTGACGTACAGCAGAGGTTCCCCCTCCACAGGCAGAAAGGCAGTCCCAACCCCATCCCTCAAAATATTTAGAGAAGCATTATAATCACGATCAACCGTAAAACCACAATTAGGACAACAAAATACCCTATCAGACAAACTCAGTTTCACTTTGTACCCGCATCGAGAACACGTTTGTGACGTATACGCTGGATCTACCTCCACCACCTTCCTACCAGCTCTTACAGCCTTGTAGAAAAGTTGGTAGAGAAAAGACGAAAACTTAGAATAAAGAATATGCTTCCTCAACCTACCAAAAGAATCTAACACCATCCTTTGCGTATTTAACTCCTCAACAACTATCACATCATAATTTCTCACTAACCACGTTGTTACCTTGTGAATATAATCAGCAAGAGTATTCTCAAGCCTTTCATAAGCCTTAGCTAACTTCAGCCTAGCCTTTTCGCGATTCCTTGAACCCCTCTTCCTTCTCGATAACCTCCTCTGCAACAATTTAATCCTTTCCTCCCTCTTATCTAACAGTTTAGAATTCTCAATCACAACACCATCACTCGTTGTAACAAATTTCTCTACGCCCAAATCAACACCAACTACTTTGCCAGTCTTCTCGAGCGGTTGTTTTTCTTGCTCAACTTGAAATATTGCATACCACTTATCTGTTTTACTTCTCTTTATGATGACTCCTTTTATTTCTCCGCGTATTGGCCTATGCAAGAGTACTTTGATTTCTCCTATTTTTGACAGATAGAGTTTGTCCCCTTGTAGTTTGAATCCTGATTGATTGTACCAGATTATTTTGAATATCTTTTTATGTCTTAGTTTTCCTACTTTCTTTCCATTCTTCTTCAATTTTGATAAAGAGTTAATGTTGTACCAGAGTATGTTGTTTATCATTTGTAAAGCTTTTGAGTATACCTCATGTTTTTCTTTCATGTTCTTGAGTAATTTTTGTGTGTCTAGTTGTGTAACTTTTATTCCTTGTTTTTTCTTTTCTGTTATGTAATCCAATAACGAGTTGTATACTTTTGCTTCTGTTTCCATCGTCTTGGCGAGTTTTTGTTCTACCTCGGGTGTTGGATATATTCTATACTTATAAGATAAGGTTATAGTATTCTTATTCTTTTTCTTGGTTTTGAACATATTGTTTTAGCACCTAGAGTGTTACTTGTCCAGCTAGGAAGTATGAAGAACATAAGTGTCCTTTCCAGAGTTTTACTTCTGGGAAGTTTTTCTGTATTTCTCTTGATGTTATTGTTTTTATTGTGTTTATGTATCTTGGTATGTTTAGTGTTGGTTTTGCTTTGAATACCCTATGGAAGTGGTCTTTATGTATACTGATTTCAGTAACGTCAACTTCAAATGATTCAGTAATTTCGTATGTTAGTTTCTTTAGGAAGTCTATTGTTTTATCGTTGTCAAATGTTTTTTCCATGTTTTACTACTTATATTTATAGTAGAGTGAGTAGACTGAATGTGAATCTCCTAGAGTTTGTAACGCATATTTCATAAAATTTTTAATAACTATAAATAAAAACTTTCTATAAGGGGGCTATTCATCCCCAACTTCTGATGGGGACTTCCGCCCCATTAACACCCAGTAATGTTAAAATCACGATTTAATTCTATTTATTAGTATATCCTTAACTCTTTATTAAGATCATAGAGCTAGGAATCATAATAGTAACGTATTTTGTAATATAAGCTTAAAATAAAATATAATCGTATAAAAATTCTACTGATTAAGTAAGTTTTAAAGTTTTATTAAATAAGAATCACGTATGAGTATAAGTAATGATATAGAAGGGTTAAATAAATTAAAAGATGCGTCAATATGGCTTACAGTTATTACGTTAATATCTACTATAGGGATTTTATATAATTCTGCGGCTATTTTAAGTATTGTCTCGTTAATCTTACTTTTTATAAAAGGAATTCCATCATTGAGAGATACTTTTAATTCTTTTAGTGCTTCAGGTAAAGAAGTTAGTAGAGGAATTGGTGGATTAAAATATCTTCCTATAGGTTATATACTTCTGTTCATAGCTGGGATATTTTTGATTTTAGATACAATTTCTGTTTTGAGTATAAATTTGGTTGGAAGTATATTATTTAGTATTATAGGAATTCTCTTACTTATAGTTGGAATTATTGTGATATTTATTTCATATTTATTCATAGGTTTAACTTTATATGATATAGGGAATTTCTTTAGTAACGATCTAATAAAAATAGGAGGAATTTTATCTATAATTCCGGTAATAGATTTTGTCGGATGGATTCTAATATACTTAGGAGCAGATGATGCAATTAGAAATATTAATAGAAATCAGACTTATGTAGCCTCTTATCAACCTATATATCAAACTGGAAATGGAATACTTAGGTTTGATGGAAGCGCGTTTTTCTCTATTTATTCTTTAGTTCAAGGAGTTCAAATAAACAGTGCAATACTACAAGAAATAGGACTGAATTCTCTAGATATTCAACCTAAAATTCTAATTCATGGAACAAATAATATCTTTATAAAGTTTCCAGAAATAAGTAACATAATCCCTCCTAGACTATATACAATAGTCCTTAACTTGTCTAACGGTCAAATAGTTGTAGTTAAGGTTAACTTGATACAAGGATAATATTATCAGATATATTAAAATATAATTTGGTTTTTATTATAGAGATTAGTAAAAGGGGAAAAATTTTATCCACAGTTAGTATATTCTTGAAAAGAAGATAATTTTGTTTATAAATCCAATAACTGTATCGTTTTAGATATAAGTCTAGTAATTACTAAATTTATTGTAATCATTATGTTATAAAAATCATTGAAGTCCTCTACTTATATACTATATTCAGAATTGCATGATTGAAAGCACTAAGATTCATTATAAAATTTCACTATTGATAAAATTAAAGGATTTTTTAAAACTTCTGCAAAAGCTTTATATAAAGTCGGAATACCTATAAGTTTTTAATTTAATAGTAACTGAATAAATTGTGAGAAGTAAGTATACTACATTTGTAGTAATTCTATTTTTATTAACATTTTCTATTAGGCTAACTAATAATGCTATCTCAATTACTATACCCTTGATAAGCAAGTACGAATTAAATTTTCCGATTATCTTTTTAGGTATATTACTTTCAGCATTCTCTTTCACATCATTTCTTTCCAGTATCTTAAACTCTAAGCTTGAAGATAGAACAAGAACTAAAGTATTTAGAATTGCGTCTATAATCTATTTAATTAGTTTTATCTCATTTTATATTACTAATAGAGTATTAATCTGGATATTAGATTGTATAGCAGGATTTTCTATAGGTATTATATGGCCCAATTTAATTACTTACGCTGGATCAGTTGATGAAGAGATAAGAGAAAAAGTTATTGGGCTATATTCTGCCTTCCTTAGTCTATCATTAATAGTTGGCCCTGCAATAGAATCTTTCATTTTGCTAAAATATTCATTAAACGATATTTTTCTGTTTCTTTCTATTATTGCTGTAATCATTCCAATAGTATCGTTTAAGATTGAATTTAATGATCTTAATTTGACGCAGAATAAAAATAATGAGAGAATCATACGATCTCCTGCATTTATTATGACATTATTAAATAACATAATGTATGATATACCTTTTGGAATGATTAGCACGTTTGGAGGAATTTATGCTATTTCTCATTTTAATGCTAGTTATTCTTTAGCTGAGTTGATATATGCAATCTTCTTCATAATTTCATTTTTTACTAGATTGTTCTTTTCGTTCATAATAAGTAAAAATACAAATATAATAAAAATAATATCTTTTAATGCTATATTAACAGTTATTGGTCTCAGTTTAATTCTTTTATCTAATAGTATTATTTACTATATTCTTGCTTTAATAATACTGGGAATTCCACATGGTTTAACTTATTATTCTTCTTTAATTTTATTATCGAGAAATTTTAGCGAAAGAAATAGAGCAAATAGTTACTTTTCCGGGACATTATTAGGATTAGGAAGTGTTGGTCCATTCTTTTTATCTTCAATAGTTGAGGGATTAGGTATAAGAAATACTTTTCTCCTAATAACTTTTGGAGTTATCAGTATATTTACAGTTCTACTTTACCTTTATAGCAAAAAATAAATATATATATAGTAATTTATTGAATATCTTTTCCTAAAGTTTACAAAAACTATCTTTGAATAATATAATTATTTTTCATTACTTACAGTTGTATTTTGCATATCTCTTTCGTAAATTATGGTCTTACCTCTTAATGCTGAAGCTATAGCGGCTGAAAAAGCCATTGCAGATCCAGCATAAAATGCTATTTTTAAAGACTTCATAAAGGCTGGCGCTATAACTTTAGGGAACCAAAAGTTACCGGTTATAATTGATATAGCATGAGGTGAAATACTACTTACTACTGAAGAAGGTAATTGAGATAGTATAGCTGAAACAGGATTATAGCCTAAGAACGAAGCAAATATTGCTGCTGTTGGTGGTATTTTAGCCATAAAAGGAGCCAATTGTGGTGCTCCTGCCGCGTTTAGAGCTGAGGTTAATGTAGATGGTAAGAGCAAATAGAGTACTTCTATAACTATAGTAAAGAATATACCTATGCTTAAGGTGCTTCCAGTGTTAGTTAACATAGCTCTAATTCCTGAGGCTGAACCTCTATGTTGTGGTGGAGATGAGTTAATTAGAGCTGCCATATTTGGAGATACAAATAATCCATTTCCTATTCCCATGATAAATATTATAGATGCAAATATCGGATAGCTGAAATCATAAGGAAGGGTAGTAAGACCTAAAAATCCTGCTCCTAAAATTACTAACCCAGTTGTTGCTAATATTTTAGCACCGTATTTATCAGACAATCTTCCGGCTATTGACCCCATTATACCAAATCCTGCTAACAGTGGAAGTAAATATATTCCTGCCCAGAATGGTGTTACTGAATAACTATAACCATGAAGCGGTAACCATATAGCTTGTAATAATAATACTAACATTAATTGCAATCCTCCAAATGCTAACTGTGCTAAAAGTATGGCTATTGCTGAGGCTGAAAATGATCTTAGTTTAAATAATTCTAACCTAAACATTGGATCTGAAACTCTTCTCTCTAAGAACAGGAAACCACCTAAGAGGACAAGGCCAGATATTATGCTAGCTATTACATAAGGATTACCCCAACCCGTCACTTCTGAACCATAAGGTAATATGCCATATGTTATGCCAACTAAAATTAAGATTAGGGCTACAGCATACAACAAATTACCTGGTATATCTAACTTTTGATGCCTATTTGGTGGACTTAATTGCTTTAAGGATCTCAGTGACCATATTGTACCCAATATTCCTATAGGTACGCTAACTAAAAATACGTCCCTCCAGTAAATAGTTGCTAAAATTCCTCCCACAATTATTCCTGCTACTCCTCCAAAAATCCCTATAACTCCATTTAATCCTAATGCAAATCCCCTTTGATTAGGAGGAAAAGCCTCAGATAATATTGCTGCACTATTTGCCATTAAGAGTGAACCACCTATTGCTTGTACTACTCTATACGCTATTAATTGTAAGGCTGCTATACTTCCAGTACCTGGAGTTATATATAAAAGAATTGATCCAATGGTAAAAATTGCGAATCCTATGTTATACATTCTAACTCTACCATATATATCAGATAATCTACCGACATTTACTACAAGAATAGCTGATACTATACTATATCCAAAGAGAATCCATAATAAATATTGAAATGAATCAAATGGGTTAATATCTATACCTCTAAATATTGCTGGCAATGAAATTAATACTATATTAGCATTCATAAATGCCATAAATGCTCCAAGACTAGTATTAGATAATGCAATCCATTTATATTGAACCATAAAGTTAGATACTTAACTTTTAATTATTAAAGTTTACGCACGTAAAAGGAAAAATAGTCAAATATTACTTATATACAATATAATTGGAATAAACTTAAAAGTATTCTAGAAATTTACATAAATGTATTCGGTCTGCCAAATTTTTGAGATTCTTTCAAATAGATATCTCTTGGATCTGTTAGATCTAATGCTATTCTATATGCTATACTATTTTCTTTGAACTTATCTTGTACAATCTCTAAATCAATTCTTCTTACTTCTCTTTCATCAGCTATTCCAACTAAATGTAGGTATTCGTGAAGTATTACTACAAATAAGTATTCGTATTCGTAACCCATATTCTTAGCTCTCATATACTGTTGATAGTTTACATAAATGGTGTTATCATTAGCTTTAACATAAGCTAATATTGTAGGTGGTAAATAATTTACTACCATTACTTTAACTCCTTCTACTTCTTTACCAAGTTTATCTTTTACTACTCTTCTGATATCATTAAGTACTATATCTATTATAATGCCTTGTGATGGCATAGTTTAATCTCATTTTTTGCCTTTTTAAAACCTCCATGAAATTTAGTATAAAGAAAAAGAAAAGGTTTTAAGTTTCTTAATGATTTTAATAATCTAGGCATTAATTATCAATAAGTTGTAAATAATATGAATAATATCCTTCATCTCTTTTTTCTACTTTTAAATTAACTTTATCTCCTACTCTTAAATTATCCTTTTTCCCCTTTACCCATGCTAGTACATTGATTCCTTCTGGAAATGTAGCTACACCTACTATGTAGTCGGGATATTGTGAAAAGGATGCTGGTTTCACATAAATTATTGTATATGTTAGCAATTCGCCCTCATTTTTAATTTCTATCCAATCTAAATTGGAAATTCTGCATTTAGCACAGTCTTGTTTTGGAGGAAAATAGGTAGCACCACATTTAGGACATCTTGTAGCGAAAATTTTACCTTTTTCTAACTCCTCAGAGAAATGATGTATTTTATCATCTGGAATTTGATATTTTAGAGTTATTTGCCTTTTATCATCCCACATATTCAGGCCTCCTAGTAGATAAAATGGTTACGTAAGCATAGTGCCCAGTACCTCCAAGATTATGAGCTACAGCCATTCCATTTTTTATTTCAGCCTGCATATGCTTATTTGGAGCTCTATAAAGTAATTGTCTAGCTAACGTAACGTTCATACTTATTCCAGTAGCACCTATTGGATGCCCTTTTGCTTTCAAACCACCATCCACATTAACTGGAATTTTACCTCCTATGTAAGTTTGTTTTTCTCTAGCTAGATTTACACCTTCTCCTCTTTTGGCAAAACCTAAATCTTCATACGCAATAATTTCTGCTATAGTAAAACAATCATGTACTTCTGCCACGTCGAAATATTTCCACGCGTCTTCTTTTGATATTTTAGCTTTTTTATACGCAATCTCTGCGGCGTATCTAGTGGTTTCCATACTAGTGAAATCATTTCTTTTTGAAATGTTTGCTGGTCCCGATGCAACTCCTTGAGATAATATCCAAACTGGAGAATCTGTAATTTTCTTAGCAACGTCTTCTGAGGCTAAAATTATGGCTGCAGCACCATCAGTTATAGGAGAACAGTCTAAAAGTTTAAGAGGCCATGCTACTGGTTTAGAGTTTAAATATTCTTTCATTGTTATCTCTTTTTGTAAATGAGCATATGGATTTAGAGATCCGTAATGATGCGCCTTAATTGCAATTTCTCCTAGATCCTCTTCTTTCAATCCATATTTATTCATATAAGCTGTAGCATATAGTGCAAAATATCCTGGAAAAGTTAGTCCAAAATTCTCGAATTCCCAAAAATAATTTCCTGCTCTACCTAATAATTCTACTACTGTAGGAGTTTTAGATTGATGCATTTGTTCTACACCTATTGCCATAGCGATATCGACTTCACCAGATTTTACCGCTAAGTAAGCATCTCTTAATGCTGCGCTTCCTGTAGCGCATGCAGCTTCAACTCTCATTGTACCTTTAGGCGTAAGTTCAGAATATTCTCCCACAATTGGGGCAGGTAATTCTTCAGAGCTCCATAATCCCATATTGCCAACAGTGTAATACTCAATATCTTTTTGTTCTAGGTTAGCCTCCTCTAATGCTTGTTTTATTGCCTCCCATGCTAGTTCTTGCAAATTTACATCAGTCCTTACACCGAACTTACTATGTCCAGTTCCTATTATAGCTACATTACGTGTCATAAGTTAACTTTAGTTTTTAACTATTTATATTTTTATTTCAATATAAAAGTTCAATACGTAGAAAAGGTTAATGACTTAATTTATAAGTTTTACCTAACCAATAAGCTCTAGCTATTGAATCGCCAATAGAAGGCTGATTTTTCCTTATATCGTTGATAACTATATCTGCATTGATTTGATCTTTTATTATTTTTACTCCAAGTTCATTATATTTCTCTCTGAGTAAATAACTTCTATTTCTATCTAATCCTTTGAACGTGTTTTCTGTTACGTAAACTTCATTGTATTTAGCCCACTCAAACACATAGTCTTGATATGCATAGAGATTGGAATTTACTAAGATTTTTTCTCCTTTATATTCTTTGAATTCAGGTTGTCTTTCTTTAGGTATCGCATAAATTACGTTTTCTTTTTTATTATTATTATTCTGATCTACTTCTGAATTAAAATGAATTTTTACTCCAAGTCTATTCAGTTCTTTTTCATAATAATCAATTAATTTAAAGAATTCCGATTTTTTGTATGGATCTCTGATTTCATTGAACTGACCTCCCAATTTATTCTCTTTTTCATATAAATTTACTTGAAATCCTCTCATTGCTAATACTCTGGCAATTTCCATTCCCATTACTCCAGCACCTACTACGTTTACTTCTCCTTCACCTCTTTCTAAGCCAAATATTTCCCATCCTAATTCTGGATTCACATCACATCTTACTTCTCTTGTAGATAATAATCTGCAAAGTTGATTACATCTTATACATGGCCTTATTGGTAATCCATTCATTATTCTTAATGGCCATTCTGGTTCTGCTAAGATCTGTCTTGCTAATACGACTGCATCTACTACTTCTAATGCTTTTTCTGCATCTTCTAAAGTAAGTATAGATCCTGCTAATAACGTTGGCTTAGTTATTTTATTTCTTGCTATTTTAGCCTCTTCTAGATAGCTTAGTCTTTTGTAATAGAATGACGATGATCCACCTAAAGGACCGTCTCTTCCTGCAGAGAAATGAATGTAATCTAATTTGTCTTGTACTCTTAATAATATTTTATTTACTAATTCTGGATTTAATCCTTGCTGATCAAATTCAGTTACTGAAATTCTCATCCCAACAGGTATGCTAACTCTACTTTTCACTTCTTTGATTAGCTCGTCTAAAAAGACTACTCCATCTTTATATTTATCTTCTCTCTTATTTACTGCTGGAGATAAAAATTGAGCTATTAAATATCCATGAGCTCCATGAAGTTCTATTCCATCAAATCCTGCTTTCTCAGCTCTTTCTGACGCTGACGCGAAATCATCTATTACTCTATCTATGTCTTCTTCTGTCATTTCTCTTACTTCATCCATTAATGGAACTTTTGATGGAGCTATTGGAGTATTTCCCCAGATTAAACTCTTTCTAGTTTTTCTACCTACGTGAACTAATTGTACGAAGATCCTAGAATTATTATCATGTACTGCATCTGTTAACCTAGCAAATTTAGGTATTAGAGAATCGTCATAAAGACCTAATTCGTTAGGTGAACCTCTAGCATCTATTCTATTAACATATGTATATTCTGTAATAATAAGACCTACTGATGATCTCCTAACAAAGTACATTATATGTTCGTCTGTTGGATAGCCATCTGGTGAAGCTAGATTAGTTATCATTGGAGACATTACTATTCTATTCTTTATTTCTAGATCTCTAATGTAGAAAGGCTCAAATAGTTTCATAAATGAAGAAATACGTAAAAATAAATAAAGTTAGTTCAACATGACTATTTAAATGTTCAATTTAATATAAGATATATTCTTTAATATTTTTTAAATAGATATAAAGGAGGGAAGTTATAACTAGAATAATAGAATCAATATACTTTATTTACTTATAAATTAAATAATGTTTAATGGCATCAATAGGGTTTTCTGTTTTTCCAGGATGGAAAGAGATTTTTGAAAGACAAAAAGAAATGATAATAAAGGGAGAAAATTTAGGATACACTGAAATATTCTTTGGAATAGGAAGAGGAGTTCACACAAAGTCTACATTAGAAGCAGCTAGTAATGCAAAACAATTATTAAAAATTGCTAATAAATTAGGCTATTATTCATTTGTTGATATTAATCCAGATATTTTAAATGAATTAGGTGCAAGTCCTAGGAATATGGGAATTTTTAAGGAAATAGGATTTTCGGCAGTAAGAGTAGATTATGGATTTAAAATAGATGATATCTTGAAAATTCAAGATATAGGAATAGAAATTAATCCCTATGAATTTCCATTAGATAGATTGGAATATTTCTTAGATAAAATTGACGACCCAGAAAGAGTAAAAGCATGTCATAATTATTATCCTTCTAAAGGATCTGGAATAAGTCTTAAAGAATTAATAGAAAAGAGCAAACCATTTGTTGAACTAGACATTCCAGTTGCTGCTTTTATTTCAGTTCCTTCAGTAAAAAGTGATACTACAGTAGAAGAGTTAAGAGAAAAAGATCCATCTGAATCTGCTAAAATATTATTTGATACTGGCGTAATAAGCAGGGTATTAATAGGCGATGCAAATCCTACAGATGAAGAAATGGAAAAATTATCGTCAATAAAAATAACATTCTAAATCTTTAATTATTACTTATCTGATAAAAATTTATTTATAGAAATTTTATTTAGTAAAATTGTGGAAAGCTTTATTAGTCCGATATCGAATCCGATATTAGTGAGAAAATGTTTGGTAGATTAATTAGAATAGGTGGAATACAAATAATGGATAATCTAAAAAATGGACCAGTAAAAATTTCTCAAGTTAAAAATTCAGTATCATTATATGGTAGCGCATTTGATTTAGTATTAAGCGAATTAATGATCTCAGGATTAGTTAGGAAATTTGATAAAGATGGAGAAGAGTATATAGAATTAACTGAATTAGGTAGAAATATTATAAACTATGGACCTTATTATGGACCTTACGGAGGATATCACGGACATAAACATCATGAAATGTATCACGGATATTGGTAAATAACCAAGAATAAAAATAATATTTTTTATTATTTTTTATAATTATTATAAATAATGAACTATTCTGCTTAATAAAAATTATTAGTACATGTTTGAGAAGAGATTTTTATAGCATAGAAAATATAAAGAATACCATGCTCTTAAGAGAACTTTACAATGTAGTTTCAGGAAAGTCGAAATATATAGACGATATAGAGTTGAATGATATGTTATACCTTGGAGTAGTTAGATCTTCTTATGCACGAGCTAAAATTCAATCTATAACTGAGCCGTCTAATGTGATATTAACTTTGAGCTGGGATAAGGTAAAAACTTATATGCCCGTTCGTCCAGATCCAAGAGTTCAAAATTTAGTTAAAATGCCTGTGTTAGCAAATGGAAGTGTGAATTTTGTGGGACAGCCTATTTTAGCATTCATAGTGAAAGACAGATATGAAATAGAAGATAAGATTGATGAAGTAGGAATAGACTATGAACCATTGAAGCCAATAACTACAATTGACGAGGCTATAAAAAGTGAGGAAAAGATACACGAAAAGGGAAATATAGCGGTTGATCTAAATTTAGAAGGTGGAAAATTAGAACAAAAATACAATGCTGATATTGTAGTTGAAAGAGAATTAGAACAAGATAGAATAGTAGCTAATCCAATGGAACCTAAAGGAATTATTGCATATTATGATGGTGATATTCTCAACATAATAGGTAGCTTTCAGTCTTCTTTTAGGATTAAATCTGATTTGCAAGAAGCATTAGGAATTCCTGCAGATAAAATAATTGTAAAATCTGCACCAAATGTAGGAGGCGGATTTGGAAATAAGGTACCTGCTCATCCAGAATATGTTCTAGCAAGCTTAGCTTCAATGATACTAAAGAAGCCAATTAAATGGATTGAGACTAGAAAAGAGCATCTTACTAATCCTACTCAAGGTAGAGGGGTTAAATCTAAAGTTAAACTTTACGCTAAAAACGATGGAACTATTCTAGGAGTAGAAGGAGAAGTTTATAATGATTTAGGAGCTTACGCTTATACAATAAATACAAATACTCCTGCATTTATTGCTAGCTCAATTAATGGTCCTTATAAGATGTCTTTTATGAAAATAAGAGCAATAGGCGTGTACACTAATAAACCGCCAACTGGTCCATATAGAGGTGCTGGAAGACCGGAGGCTACACTAATTATTGAAACATTGGTAGAGGATTTAGCTGAAAAATTAGGAATGGATCCAGTGAATTTAAGGAGAAAAAATATAATAGAAAATGGATTTACAACCCCTCTAGGAACTAAGATAGATAATGCAGGTTATTTAGAGTTACTTAATAGAGGAGAAAAAGTGTATAGAGAATTAAAAGAGAAATATAAAGGAAAAGGCGTGTCGTTGATTGCATTTACGGAGATCGTTTCTGCTGCTCCAGGAGAAGGAGCTAAAATAAGGATAGGAAAAGGAAAAATTCAATTATTTGTAGGATCTGGACCACATGGCCAAACCCATCATTCCACA
This genomic window from Acidianus manzaensis contains:
- a CDS encoding thiolase domain-containing protein, which encodes MTRNVAIIGTGHSKFGVRTDVNLQELAWEAIKQALEEANLEQKDIEYYTVGNMGLWSSEELPAPIVGEYSELTPKGTMRVEAACATGSAALRDAYLAVKSGEVDIAMAIGVEQMHQSKTPTVVELLGRAGNYFWEFENFGLTFPGYFALYATAYMNKYGLKEEDLGEIAIKAHHYGSLNPYAHLQKEITMKEYLNSKPVAWPLKLLDCSPITDGAAAIILASEDVAKKITDSPVWILSQGVASGPANISKRNDFTSMETTRYAAEIAYKKAKISKEDAWKYFDVAEVHDCFTIAEIIAYEDLGFAKRGEGVNLAREKQTYIGGKIPVNVDGGLKAKGHPIGATGISMNVTLARQLLYRAPNKHMQAEIKNGMAVAHNLGGTGHYAYVTILSTRRPEYVG
- a CDS encoding xanthine dehydrogenase family protein molybdopterin-binding subunit, yielding MLLRELYNVVSGKSKYIDDIELNDMLYLGVVRSSYARAKIQSITEPSNVILTLSWDKVKTYMPVRPDPRVQNLVKMPVLANGSVNFVGQPILAFIVKDRYEIEDKIDEVGIDYEPLKPITTIDEAIKSEEKIHEKGNIAVDLNLEGGKLEQKYNADIVVERELEQDRIVANPMEPKGIIAYYDGDILNIIGSFQSSFRIKSDLQEALGIPADKIIVKSAPNVGGGFGNKVPAHPEYVLASLASMILKKPIKWIETRKEHLTNPTQGRGVKSKVKLYAKNDGTILGVEGEVYNDLGAYAYTINTNTPAFIASSINGPYKMSFMKIRAIGVYTNKPPTGPYRGAGRPEATLIIETLVEDLAEKLGMDPVNLRRKNIIENGFTTPLGTKIDNAGYLELLNRGEKVYRELKEKYKGKGVSLIAFTEIVSAAPGEGAKIRIGKGKIQLFVGSGPHGQTHHSTFSLLASEVLGYPADKIEVITNDTENLKEGIGSFGSRTAAAAGSAVILACQGILNELEKRRISLLDAINSDEIIEYETFSKTENIFTPGVYVAVVDIDELYVPKVIECYSIDDVGRALIPDEVEAQITGGVLQGISQVYLEGALYDENGSPIYGSISDAGVPTAIDASYKLNVEYIETPSNLPSKARGIGEAGTTGALSATFIALEKRINKKLNKTPISPSILAKIIENA
- a CDS encoding MupG family TIM beta-alpha barrel fold protein; translation: MASIGFSVFPGWKEIFERQKEMIIKGENLGYTEIFFGIGRGVHTKSTLEAASNAKQLLKIANKLGYYSFVDINPDILNELGASPRNMGIFKEIGFSAVRVDYGFKIDDILKIQDIGIEINPYEFPLDRLEYFLDKIDDPERVKACHNYYPSKGSGISLKELIEKSKPFVELDIPVAAFISVPSVKSDTTVEELREKDPSESAKILFDTGVISRVLIGDANPTDEEMEKLSSIKITF
- a CDS encoding NAD(P)-binding protein — protein: MKLFEPFYIRDLEIKNRIVMSPMITNLASPDGYPTDEHIMYFVRRSSVGLIITEYTYVNRIDARGSPNELGLYDDSLIPKFARLTDAVHDNNSRIFVQLVHVGRKTRKSLIWGNTPIAPSKVPLMDEVREMTEEDIDRVIDDFASASERAEKAGFDGIELHGAHGYLIAQFLSPAVNKREDKYKDGVVFLDELIKEVKSRVSIPVGMRISVTEFDQQGLNPELVNKILLRVQDKLDYIHFSAGRDGPLGGSSSFYYKRLSYLEEAKIARNKITKPTLLAGSILTLEDAEKALEVVDAVVLARQILAEPEWPLRIMNGLPIRPCIRCNQLCRLLSTREVRCDVNPELGWEIFGLERGEGEVNVVGAGVMGMEIARVLAMRGFQVNLYEKENKLGGQFNEIRDPYKKSEFFKLIDYYEKELNRLGVKIHFNSEVDQNNNNKKENVIYAIPKERQPEFKEYKGEKILVNSNLYAYQDYVFEWAKYNEVYVTENTFKGLDRNRSYLLREKYNELGVKIIKDQINADIVINDIRKNQPSIGDSIARAYWLGKTYKLSH